One region of Miscanthus floridulus cultivar M001 chromosome 19, ASM1932011v1, whole genome shotgun sequence genomic DNA includes:
- the LOC136526187 gene encoding uncharacterized protein has protein sequence MPKVMSPCRVGVQNRNMNNIPDDVDATYEDDVQYSSGEDDSDFEDSDYDLANEDDDLFMDNVDDQVVDQGVAMGKKVPKGKRAQVMVGRGDEDFSTDDEGLMVPNFDAENNVTFNFKSFKHEDLVNPVFKVGMIFESVELLRKAIIEYSLEHRVDIKIPRNEKRLRAICEKGCPWNLYALDDRRAHGMMIKTFCGEHNYHMKWVLKRCTSNWLANKYLESFRDNKKTTLGNFARIVQKEWNLTPARTKLARARRIAMKRVMGDESEQYKLLWDYAQELRTNSGSSLYPEP, from the coding sequence ATGCCCAAGGTTATGAGCCCCTGTAGAGTGGGAGTGCAGAACAGGAACATGAACAATATTCCTGATGATGTGGATGCAACTTATGAAGATGATGTGCAGTATAGTTCTGGTGAAGATGACTCGGATTTTGAAGATAGTGATTATGATCTGGCTAATGAAGATGATGATCTATTCATGGATAATGTTGATGACCAAGTGGTTGATCAAGGAGTTGCCATGGGAAAGAAGGTACCCAAGGGAAAGAGAGCTCAAGTTATGGTGGGCAGAGGTGATGAGGATTTCTCAACTGATGATGAAGGGTTAATGGTTCCAAACTTTGATGCTGAAAACAATGTCACATTCAATTTCAAGTCATTCAAGCATGAAGACTTGGTCAATCCAGTGTTCAAAGTAGGAATGATCTTTGAGTCTGTAGAGTTGCTAAGGAAGGCTATTATAGAATATAGTTTGGAGCACAGGGTGGATATTAAGATACCAAGGAATGAGAAGAGGTTGCGAGCCATATGTGAGAAAGGATGTCCTTGGAATTTGTATGCTTTAGATGATAGGAGGGCTCATGGAATGATGATAAAGACTTTTTGTGGTGAGCACAACTACCACATGAAGTGGGTATTAAAGAGGTGCACATCTAATTGGCTTGCTAATAAGTACTTGGAATCTTTCAGAGATAATAAGAAGACGACACTAGGGAATTTTGCTAGAATAGTGCAAAAAGAGTGGAATCTGACACCAGCTAGGACAAAGCTTGCGAGAGCTAGAAGAATAGCAATGAAAAGGGTAATGGGTGATGAATCAGAGCAATATAAGCTGTTGTGGGACTATGCTCAAGAGCTAAGGACCAATTCAGGAAGCTCATTATATCCTGAACCTTAA